CAATGCCGACTGAAAATGGTGGTAGATCATCAAAGTGGTCGTATTCTTCCTCGTCAACAACGTCATCAACACCAAGAATACGTCGTTTACCTTGCAGGACGATGTGGTACGTTGGTTTGCTCGGGTCCTTGACAAAGAAAACTTGTGTGACATGTTTCGCAAGAACGAATGGTTCAGATGCATAACCATTAGTTTTAAGGTCGACAAGTGTAAAGCCATATTTGTCAATTTTAACACCTGTCCGGTTATTCACCCACTTACATCTGAACACAGGAATAGTGAAATCATAATAGTCCAATTCCCATATTTCTTGTATTACACCGTAATAAGATTTTTCGGCGATTCTTATCATTGTATCATGATGTTGTCTATCGAATTCTGTCGTTGATGCTATTATTGTAACCCCACTATTCTGCATTGTACTTTTTTGATCTTGATCTTTGGTGTAAAACGTATAACCGTTAATGTCGTACCCTTGGTAAGATTTAACTCTATAACTTGGACCCTGTCCAAACCTTTTCACAGTTTTATCAACATTAGTCTCCGTTACCTTCCTTCTCATCCATCTCGACAACTCTTTGTTATGATTGTTTACGTACCATATTTCTTCTTTACCCGGGTATCTCGACCGTAACATGTCCATGTGTTCATTAACATATGGAGCAAGACATGCCATGTGTTTTAGGACCACTAAATGTGCAACTTGTACATCTTCATGACTTGGCATGATTGTTCTAATACCAACTACTCCCTTACCTTCAAGTCGCCCTGAATGACGAGTTGTAGGAACACCAACACTTTCGACACCTTCCATATAGCCTgtgtaaaaaaaacaaattattaaaTTGTAAATATGATATTATTGTATTATTGCATTAATAAAATTACCTTGGCAGAACTCAATCACCTCTTCAGAAGTATACCCTTCAACAATGCTGCCCTCAGGTCGATAATGGTTTCTTACATAACCTTTTAAGATACCCATATATCTTTCAAAAGGATACATGTATCGTAGAAATACAGGACCACAAGCCTTAATCTCTTGTACGATGTGAGATATTAAGTGAACCATTATATCGAAAAATGAGGGCGGAAAGTACATCTCCAGTTCACAAAGGGTGACATAAATGTCTTTTTGCCATTGGTCCAAAGCTTCTAAATCAATAACCTTTGAGTGAATGTTGTTAAAAAACAAACACAACTTTGTGATTGTATGTCGGATGTTATCGGGCAACAATCCACGAATTGCGATAGGAATCATATGTGTCATTAAAACATGACAATCATGAGACTTCATTCCAAGCAATTTACAGTCTTTCATCGACACCAGTCTTTTAATGTTTGCAGAATAAGTTGATGGAACCTTAATACCATGTAAACATTCACAAAaccttcttttttcttcttttgatgTATTGTAACAAGCAGGTGGTAGATAAATACGATTGCCTCTTTGTTCCGGGGCAAGATCTTTACGTATTCCCATCAATACCATGTCTTTTCGAACATTAATCCCATCTTTAGTTTTACCCGGAATATCTAATAATAAGCCTATCAAGCTGTCGCATACATTTTTTTCTATATGCATAACATCTAGACAGTGTCTAACATTTAAATCTCTCCAGTAAGGTAAATCCCAAAAGATTGACCTTTTTTTCCAGATTAATCCTTTATCAACACGAGCTCCTTTATCAACACGAGTTCTTTTTCCCAATGTGGTATTTAGATTTTCAACTCGTGAAAATGCATTGAATCGTGCCCTCATTGTTCCCTCCTCAATACTTCCATCGAACTCCACAGTTTTCTGTCTGAAATTGTGACCCTTCGGAAGGAATCGTCGATGCCCCATATATACGGTCTTTTTGCAATTTTTTAACCATACTGATTTTGTCTcatcttcacaaacaggacaagCTTTCTTACCTTTCGTAGTGTATCCTGACAAGTTACCA
Above is a window of Helianthus annuus cultivar XRQ/B chromosome 14, HanXRQr2.0-SUNRISE, whole genome shotgun sequence DNA encoding:
- the LOC110906693 gene encoding uncharacterized protein LOC110906693, encoding MVLMGIRKDLAPEQRGNRIYLPPACYNTSKEEKRRFCECLHGIKVPSTYSANIKRLVSMKDCKLLGMKSHDCHVLMTHMIPIAIRGLLPDNIRHTITKLCLFFNNIHSKVIDLEALDQWQKDIYVTLCELEMYFPPSFFDIMVHLISHIVQEIKACGPVFLRYMYPFERYMGILKGYVRNHYRPEGSIVEGYTSEEVIEFCQGYMEGVESVGVPTTRHSGRLEGKGVVGIRTIMPSHEDVQVAHLVVLKHMACLAPYVNEHMDMLRSRYPGKEEIWYVNNHNKELSRWMRRKVTETNVDKTVKRFGQGPSYRVKSYQGYDINGYTFYTKDQDQKSTMQNSGVTIIASTTEFDRQHHDTMIRIAEKSYYGVIQEIWELDYYDFTIPVFRCKWVNNRTGVKIDKYGFTLVDLKTNGYASEPFVLAKHVTQVFFVKDPSKPTYHIVLQGKRRILGVDDVVDEEEYDHFDDLPPFSVGIESHNYDNINRTTYLRSDTEGIYVD